In a genomic window of Pseudoglutamicibacter albus:
- a CDS encoding amidohydrolase: MTTVFHSATVHTMDAAAPKTDAFAVDDGRIVAVGDDARELLEQGADSVDLTGYTVLPGIIDVHNHHNHGGRRELTDLTFPPTANLDEILAAVRARAAETPAGEWIYGGSVGSDLIGTIDTAEALAALDEASGDHPVLLTDDSLHNRWANSLAMRKAGIATDTPNPDGGVISRDSAGNATGWLIESAGVLVELAKAADQPESAEALKASTAKAVEMLNAYGITGFQDAAASLQIMEAVKALDDAGELNSWVVSSTPVEEFIFGYQPVGEDVIFGMEHTRSEHHKPDFIKIFLDGVPPALTAAFVEPYLPAEGHACTHGHMTMPYEELETWLLRTAERGISAKIHCTGDASVRAVLDAVQKVREAGYDEVLYQVAHGQFVTEEDIPRFAELNVAADISPSLWFPGVIIEAIKSVLGEERGSKAHPNRALTEAGALIAAGSDWPVSVSPNPWEALYGLVTRKDPTGEFPGELWPEQTLTREEALATYTINSARAMGLGEQTGSITEGKAADFVILETDPLACPVEDITTIQPVSTWFAGKKVFPVA, encoded by the coding sequence ATGACGACTGTTTTTCATTCCGCCACGGTTCACACTATGGATGCCGCCGCCCCTAAAACTGATGCGTTCGCGGTGGATGACGGCCGCATCGTTGCGGTGGGTGACGACGCCCGCGAGCTTCTGGAGCAAGGCGCGGACTCGGTTGACCTAACCGGTTACACGGTCCTGCCGGGCATCATCGACGTACATAACCATCACAATCATGGTGGCCGCCGCGAGCTCACCGACCTCACGTTCCCGCCCACCGCGAACCTGGACGAAATCCTCGCAGCCGTACGCGCCCGCGCCGCCGAAACCCCTGCCGGCGAGTGGATCTATGGCGGCTCGGTAGGTTCGGACCTCATCGGCACCATCGACACCGCTGAAGCGCTCGCCGCGCTCGATGAGGCCTCCGGCGACCACCCCGTATTACTTACGGATGATTCGCTTCATAACCGGTGGGCTAACTCGCTTGCGATGCGGAAGGCCGGGATCGCCACGGACACCCCGAACCCCGACGGCGGGGTCATCTCCCGCGATAGCGCCGGCAACGCGACGGGCTGGCTCATCGAATCCGCGGGCGTTCTGGTGGAGTTGGCTAAGGCGGCGGATCAGCCGGAATCGGCGGAGGCTCTCAAGGCGTCCACGGCCAAAGCGGTTGAGATGCTCAACGCGTACGGCATCACGGGTTTCCAGGATGCCGCCGCCTCCCTACAGATCATGGAGGCCGTCAAGGCGTTGGATGATGCGGGCGAGCTGAACTCGTGGGTTGTTTCCAGCACCCCGGTTGAGGAGTTCATTTTCGGTTATCAGCCGGTCGGGGAAGACGTCATTTTCGGGATGGAGCACACCCGCAGCGAGCACCATAAACCTGATTTCATCAAGATTTTCCTCGACGGCGTCCCACCGGCTTTGACGGCGGCGTTCGTTGAACCGTACCTTCCCGCGGAAGGGCACGCGTGCACGCACGGCCACATGACTATGCCGTATGAGGAGCTTGAAACGTGGCTGCTGCGTACCGCTGAACGCGGCATTTCCGCGAAGATCCACTGCACGGGCGATGCGTCGGTGCGCGCCGTTTTGGATGCTGTGCAGAAGGTCCGCGAAGCCGGCTACGACGAGGTGCTGTACCAGGTTGCGCACGGCCAGTTCGTCACGGAGGAAGACATCCCGCGTTTCGCTGAACTGAACGTTGCGGCGGATATTTCGCCGTCGCTGTGGTTCCCTGGCGTGATCATTGAGGCCATCAAGTCTGTCCTGGGTGAAGAACGCGGAAGCAAAGCGCACCCGAACCGTGCTTTGACGGAGGCTGGGGCGCTGATCGCTGCCGGTTCCGACTGGCCTGTGTCTGTTTCACCAAATCCGTGGGAAGCGCTCTATGGGCTCGTGACCCGCAAAGACCCGACCGGGGAATTCCCGGGCGAGCTGTGGCCGGAACAAACACTCACCCGTGAAGAAGCGCTGGCTACCTACACGATCAACTCCGCCCGCGCGATGGGCCTCGGTGAACAGACCGGCTCCATCACTGAAGGTAAGGCGGCGGACTTTGTGATCCTAGAAACCGACCCGCTCGCCTGCCCGGTCGAGGACATCACCACGATTCAGCCGGTCAGCACGTGGTTCGCCGGCAAGAAGGTCTTCCCAGTCGCCTGA
- a CDS encoding MFS transporter: MGVVNRRLRLAKASNATDAFFVQAFGPWIEIVAVALLAASAWQMGLLNALTMVAFMILGIPIGVFVDRFEAVRVLKLALVAKVALAAVLVAVAASGHLSIPFLLVFATVMGIVTVATETAQVSTVPALVDHDGQISRTVANIATWDRIASLVAPVAVAYGVTRLGANWTLLAAVGFAVLAMILALFIARPRVRQAGADAAESGDDAGVDTDTAEQAAGQVPAKQSFWEQVKDGWSVLVADRQLAGMTWLSAFTNAGLSMGAAVESILVIQTLDLGVEFYGILGSLAAVSGIAASFVSGRIADAVPVRKLYVWGGMGQCVAASLPLFAFAAPQAAVVLLIIHTMAWGGILTITNVASQIYAATTVEQRLLGRISAFRRTFTRGLVPIGSIVGGVLGTVAGLWLPLLLWPVFTLFGVLIYMALDRRRGPDTA; the protein is encoded by the coding sequence ATGGGTGTGGTTAATCGCCGGTTGCGGTTGGCGAAAGCCTCGAACGCTACTGACGCGTTTTTCGTTCAGGCGTTCGGGCCGTGGATTGAGATTGTCGCGGTTGCCCTCCTCGCCGCGAGCGCGTGGCAGATGGGTCTACTGAACGCGCTGACCATGGTGGCGTTCATGATTCTGGGCATCCCCATCGGCGTTTTTGTTGACCGTTTCGAGGCAGTCCGGGTTTTGAAGCTCGCGCTTGTGGCGAAGGTTGCGCTCGCCGCAGTGCTTGTTGCGGTGGCGGCGAGTGGGCACCTGAGCATCCCCTTCCTGCTCGTGTTCGCGACCGTCATGGGTATTGTGACGGTCGCGACGGAGACCGCGCAGGTGTCCACGGTCCCTGCTCTTGTGGATCATGACGGACAGATCAGCCGGACTGTAGCGAACATCGCCACGTGGGACCGGATCGCTTCACTTGTTGCGCCGGTCGCTGTCGCTTATGGTGTCACGAGGTTGGGCGCTAACTGGACGCTGCTGGCGGCCGTCGGTTTCGCGGTGCTCGCGATGATTCTCGCGCTGTTCATCGCGCGGCCGCGCGTGAGGCAGGCTGGGGCGGATGCGGCGGAGTCGGGTGATGATGCCGGGGTCGATACTGATACCGCCGAGCAGGCCGCCGGGCAGGTACCCGCGAAGCAGTCGTTTTGGGAGCAGGTTAAAGACGGCTGGTCGGTGCTGGTTGCTGACCGGCAGTTGGCGGGTATGACGTGGCTTTCGGCGTTTACTAACGCTGGTTTGTCGATGGGTGCAGCGGTTGAATCGATTCTGGTCATTCAAACTTTGGATTTGGGTGTCGAGTTTTACGGCATTCTTGGTTCCTTGGCGGCGGTTTCCGGAATTGCGGCGTCGTTCGTCTCGGGCCGTATTGCTGATGCAGTTCCGGTCAGGAAACTGTACGTGTGGGGCGGCATGGGGCAGTGTGTTGCCGCGTCCTTGCCGCTGTTCGCGTTCGCGGCGCCGCAAGCGGCCGTCGTGTTGCTGATTATTCACACGATGGCGTGGGGCGGCATCTTGACCATCACGAACGTGGCCTCGCAGATCTATGCCGCGACCACCGTCGAACAGCGCCTGCTTGGTCGAATTTCTGCGTTCCGCCGCACATTCACGAGGGGGTTGGTTCCGATCGGTAGCATTGTCGGCGGTGTGCTAGGCACGGTTGCGGGCCTGTGGTTGCCGCTGCTTTTATGGCCGGTTTTCACGCTGTTCGGTGTGCTGATCTACATGGCGTTGGATCGCCGACGCGGCCCAGACACAGCCTAG
- a CDS encoding 3-oxoacid CoA-transferase subunit A → MAQTRFHESALAAVEGIKDGSTVLIGGFGMAGMPVTLIDALIQQGASDLTVVSNNAGNGYTGLAALLQAGRVRKMVCSFPRQSDSYVFDELYRAGKIELEVVPQGNLAERMRAAGAGIGAFFCPTSYGTPLAEGKETREIDGRNYVLEYPIKGDVALIHAETADKMGNLVYRKTARNFAPVMATASTRTIVEVNNVVEVGELDPENIVTPKIYTDDVLDLSALPKAETAA, encoded by the coding sequence GTGGCACAGACACGGTTCCATGAATCCGCGCTCGCCGCAGTAGAAGGCATCAAGGACGGCTCGACTGTTCTGATCGGCGGCTTCGGTATGGCGGGGATGCCCGTCACGCTGATTGACGCGCTGATTCAGCAGGGGGCGAGCGACCTCACGGTCGTATCGAACAACGCTGGTAACGGTTATACGGGGCTCGCGGCGCTGCTGCAGGCGGGACGCGTACGCAAGATGGTGTGCTCGTTCCCACGCCAATCCGATTCCTACGTGTTCGATGAGCTGTACCGCGCGGGCAAGATCGAGCTTGAGGTGGTGCCGCAGGGCAACCTCGCCGAGCGTATGCGTGCCGCTGGTGCCGGCATCGGCGCTTTCTTCTGCCCAACCAGCTACGGAACCCCGCTCGCAGAGGGTAAGGAAACCCGCGAGATCGACGGCCGTAACTATGTGCTGGAGTACCCGATCAAGGGCGATGTGGCGCTGATTCACGCGGAGACCGCGGACAAGATGGGCAACCTCGTGTACCGGAAGACGGCCCGGAACTTCGCGCCAGTCATGGCGACCGCCTCGACCCGCACGATCGTTGAGGTCAACAACGTGGTTGAGGTGGGCGAGCTGGACCCAGAGAACATTGTGACCCCGAAGATTTACACCGACGACGTCCTCGACTTGTCGGCCCTGCCAAAGGCGGAGACCGCAGCATGA
- a CDS encoding SLC13 family permease: MAEPKMPEYLESLRPDPSKGRDVKQKSPGELDPAVEKRTVNVRWGGLALGVVLSVLIYFILPHSMSHNARLTAATAIVMAVWWMTEALPIPATALLPLVIFPVLAQPIQAEGKDPEPVTFNMLGASYGSDTIFLFMGGFFIALAMQRWNLHRRIALGVLRVMPNKPGAMIAGFMIATGFVSMWVSNTATAVMMLPIGMSVLSLVNQITQNDDANPKTGSIALNADSEPVTSAVDLIRTNFGSALMLGIAYAASIGSLGTLIGTPPNALLAGMMSDNLGVTIGFAQWMVVGVPISIVMMAVAWFLLVKVLFKPEIDEIPGGRDLIRSELSKLGPMSQGEIRVIVVFIATALAWIIIPTVAQLNGGTAIISDAGIAMVAGVVLFMMPAGAERGVRLLDWKTAKELPWDVLLLFGGGLALSSMFSKSGLTKDIGTFAGKLDGVPPVLVVAILAAAILFLTELTSNTATAATFIPVAMGIASGMGADPLLFAAPVALAATCAFMLPVATPPNAVAYGSGYVTIGEMVKGGVWLNLIGIGVITLACSTLLVWVFGLAL, from the coding sequence ATGGCTGAGCCGAAGATGCCGGAGTATCTGGAGAGTCTTCGTCCGGACCCGTCGAAGGGCCGTGACGTTAAGCAGAAGTCGCCGGGCGAGTTGGATCCGGCCGTTGAGAAGCGCACGGTGAATGTGCGTTGGGGTGGGCTCGCACTCGGTGTGGTGTTGAGCGTGCTGATCTATTTCATCCTCCCGCACTCGATGTCGCATAACGCGCGTTTGACTGCCGCTACCGCGATTGTGATGGCGGTGTGGTGGATGACCGAGGCGCTACCGATCCCGGCTACGGCACTGCTGCCGCTCGTGATTTTCCCTGTGCTGGCTCAGCCGATTCAGGCGGAGGGGAAGGACCCGGAACCGGTCACTTTCAACATGTTGGGTGCCTCGTATGGATCTGACACGATCTTCCTGTTTATGGGCGGGTTCTTCATCGCGTTGGCGATGCAGCGGTGGAATCTGCACCGGCGGATCGCGTTGGGTGTTCTACGGGTGATGCCGAATAAGCCTGGCGCGATGATCGCGGGCTTCATGATTGCGACCGGTTTCGTTTCGATGTGGGTTTCGAACACGGCTACCGCGGTGATGATGTTGCCGATCGGTATGTCTGTGTTGTCGCTGGTGAACCAGATTACGCAGAATGATGACGCGAACCCGAAGACCGGTTCGATCGCACTCAACGCAGATAGCGAACCGGTGACGTCCGCGGTTGATTTGATCCGCACTAACTTCGGTTCCGCTTTGATGTTGGGTATCGCGTATGCCGCCTCGATCGGTTCGCTGGGCACCCTGATCGGTACTCCGCCGAACGCGTTGTTGGCGGGCATGATGAGCGATAACTTGGGCGTCACAATCGGTTTCGCTCAGTGGATGGTCGTGGGTGTCCCGATTTCTATCGTGATGATGGCGGTCGCATGGTTCTTGCTGGTCAAGGTTCTGTTCAAGCCGGAGATCGATGAGATCCCGGGTGGCCGTGATCTGATCCGTTCGGAGCTGAGCAAGCTTGGCCCGATGTCCCAGGGCGAGATCCGTGTGATCGTCGTGTTCATTGCGACTGCGCTTGCGTGGATCATCATCCCGACGGTCGCTCAGCTGAATGGTGGTACGGCGATTATTTCTGATGCGGGCATCGCGATGGTCGCTGGTGTTGTGTTGTTCATGATGCCGGCTGGTGCTGAGCGCGGTGTGCGCCTGTTGGATTGGAAGACCGCTAAGGAACTTCCGTGGGATGTGCTGTTGCTGTTCGGTGGCGGCCTGGCGCTTTCCAGCATGTTCAGCAAGTCCGGTTTGACGAAGGACATCGGTACGTTTGCGGGCAAGCTGGACGGTGTCCCGCCGGTTCTGGTTGTCGCGATCCTGGCGGCGGCGATCCTGTTCTTGACTGAGCTGACCTCGAACACGGCTACTGCGGCGACGTTCATTCCGGTGGCGATGGGTATCGCATCGGGTATGGGCGCTGATCCACTGCTGTTCGCGGCACCGGTCGCGTTGGCTGCTACGTGCGCGTTCATGCTTCCGGTGGCGACCCCGCCGAACGCGGTCGCGTACGGTTCCGGTTACGTCACGATCGGCGAGATGGTCAAGGGTGGCGTGTGGCTGAACCTCATCGGCATCGGCGTCATCACGCTCGCGTGCTCGACCCTGCTCGTGTGGGTGTTTGGTCTCGCGCTGTAA
- a CDS encoding 3-oxoacid CoA-transferase subunit B codes for MARGTVEHTDRGPLEKTEMAQMVARDIPDHSFVNLGIGQPTLVADYLDADSGVTLHTENGMLGMGPAAKEDEVDEELINAGKIPVTELPGASFFHHADSFAMMRGGHLDVCVLGAFQVSGGGDLANWSTGAPDAIPAVGGAMDLAIGAKDVLVMMTLFTKDGKPKLVPECTYPLTGTGCVSRVYTDRAIFDLTDDGVVVLETFGMSFDELQEALDIELKRA; via the coding sequence GTGGCGCGCGGCACGGTTGAGCACACGGACCGCGGCCCACTGGAGAAGACCGAGATGGCGCAGATGGTGGCGCGGGACATCCCGGATCACTCGTTCGTGAACTTGGGTATTGGGCAGCCGACGCTGGTCGCTGACTACCTGGATGCTGATTCCGGCGTGACGCTGCACACCGAGAACGGGATGCTCGGCATGGGCCCAGCCGCTAAGGAGGATGAGGTTGATGAGGAGCTCATCAACGCCGGCAAGATTCCAGTGACCGAGTTGCCGGGGGCGAGCTTCTTTCATCACGCGGATTCCTTCGCGATGATGCGCGGCGGCCACCTGGACGTGTGTGTTTTGGGTGCGTTCCAGGTTTCCGGTGGCGGCGACTTGGCGAATTGGTCCACGGGCGCCCCGGACGCGATCCCGGCGGTGGGCGGCGCGATGGACTTGGCGATCGGCGCGAAGGACGTGCTGGTCATGATGACGCTGTTCACCAAGGACGGCAAACCGAAGCTGGTTCCGGAATGCACCTACCCGTTGACCGGTACGGGCTGTGTTTCCCGCGTTTACACGGATCGCGCGATCTTCGACCTGACCGACGACGGCGTGGTTGTTCTGGAGACGTTCGGGATGAGCTTCGACGAACTTCAGGAAGCCCTCGACATCGAACTCAAGCGCGCATAG
- a CDS encoding LysR family transcriptional regulator, whose product MEIKALRYFTAVAETLHFGEAAMRLHIAQPVLSQTIARLEKELGTTLLNRTTRKVELTDAGAYLNREARRVLADVDSMFAGVRNIAGGSAGIIRIGFTGTTGFAQLARIKQAVAEALPNITLEVHTDLLTPAQLERIRNGQLDMGILRGHTSDPALETYPLGTEKLVAAMPEGHRLASVEGELALKEFEEEHFIAFGDQRSNVNARAVASCHAAGFTPHIAHTAPGTAGLLALVAAGAGVAFIPESVQALRPQGVVFKSVPETLPTDLALVTRAGTSSPVVKHVIEALVDNDVVSADADNPDRLNNKQVPVTQA is encoded by the coding sequence GTGGAAATCAAAGCGTTGAGGTACTTCACGGCAGTGGCTGAAACCCTCCACTTCGGCGAGGCCGCGATGCGGTTGCATATCGCTCAGCCCGTACTTTCGCAGACGATCGCCCGGCTAGAAAAAGAACTCGGCACAACACTGCTGAACCGTACTACCCGCAAGGTTGAACTCACGGACGCTGGCGCGTACCTGAACCGGGAGGCCCGCCGCGTTCTGGCCGATGTGGATTCGATGTTCGCTGGTGTGCGCAACATCGCCGGCGGCTCGGCAGGCATCATCCGCATCGGGTTCACCGGAACCACGGGTTTCGCGCAGCTGGCCCGCATCAAACAAGCCGTGGCCGAGGCCCTACCGAATATCACGCTGGAAGTGCACACTGACCTTCTCACCCCGGCCCAGCTTGAACGGATCCGCAACGGGCAACTGGACATGGGGATTCTGCGTGGACACACATCGGACCCAGCGTTGGAAACCTATCCGTTAGGAACCGAGAAGCTCGTGGCCGCGATGCCGGAAGGACACCGGCTCGCATCCGTAGAAGGCGAGCTCGCCCTCAAAGAATTTGAGGAAGAGCACTTCATTGCATTCGGCGACCAGCGTTCCAACGTCAACGCCCGCGCCGTAGCGAGCTGCCATGCCGCGGGATTCACCCCCCACATCGCGCACACCGCGCCAGGCACGGCAGGGCTCCTCGCGTTGGTTGCCGCGGGAGCTGGGGTCGCGTTCATCCCCGAATCCGTGCAAGCCCTACGTCCGCAGGGTGTGGTGTTCAAGTCCGTGCCGGAAACCCTGCCGACTGACCTCGCGCTCGTGACCCGCGCCGGAACATCCAGCCCCGTCGTGAAGCACGTCATCGAAGCGCTCGTGGACAACGACGTCGTCAGCGCCGACGCAGACAATCCAGACCGACTCAACAACAAACAAGTTCCCGTAACGCAGGCTTAG
- a CDS encoding anchored repeat-type ABC transporter ATP-binding subunit, translating to MSENNGIAVLEGRDVCVNLGQRPVLEHASITASAGEIHVLLGPNGAGKTTLMRALQGLVPLAGGSVSVAGRLGYVPQRHDIDWTFPVAAADVVRLGLVRSVSRWRRLSVGHMKRVAHALERVSMTHLRDRPISEMSGGQRQRVMIARALVLEPSVLLLDEPFTGLDMPTQEELSALFVELARQGAAIVMSTHDLSHALTIADRVTLLNRTVIANGPPHALGDPGLWQRTFQVSEASPLLTQVGAFTGAAAEAATAPEVTTASEAAFTSAPATASEAATTVEGVRSC from the coding sequence GTGAGTGAGAATAACGGCATCGCGGTGCTTGAGGGCCGCGATGTGTGCGTGAATTTGGGGCAGCGGCCCGTGTTGGAGCACGCCTCGATCACCGCTTCCGCTGGTGAGATCCATGTTTTGCTTGGCCCGAATGGTGCGGGTAAAACCACGTTGATGCGTGCGTTGCAGGGGCTGGTTCCGTTAGCGGGCGGTTCGGTGAGTGTGGCTGGCCGTTTGGGTTATGTTCCGCAACGCCACGACATCGACTGGACGTTCCCTGTGGCGGCAGCGGACGTGGTGCGGCTCGGTCTGGTGCGTTCGGTTTCCCGCTGGCGTCGCCTCAGTGTGGGGCATATGAAGCGGGTTGCGCACGCGTTGGAGCGGGTTTCGATGACGCACTTGCGTGACCGTCCGATCTCGGAGATGTCTGGTGGGCAGCGGCAGCGGGTCATGATCGCTCGCGCGCTGGTTCTAGAGCCGAGCGTCCTGCTACTCGATGAGCCATTCACGGGGCTAGATATGCCTACCCAGGAAGAACTGTCGGCCTTGTTCGTGGAGTTGGCGCGGCAGGGTGCGGCGATCGTGATGTCCACGCACGATCTCAGCCACGCCCTGACCATCGCCGACCGTGTCACGCTCCTGAACCGCACCGTGATCGCTAACGGCCCACCACACGCACTCGGCGATCCGGGGCTTTGGCAACGCACCTTCCAAGTCAGCGAAGCCTCGCCACTGCTCACCCAAGTCGGCGCCTTCACCGGCGCCGCCGCGGAGGCAGCAACCGCGCCGGAAGTAACAACAGCATCGGAGGCTGCCTTCACATCGGCCCCAGCCACCGCATCGGAGGCTGCCACAACAGTAGAAGGGGTGCGCTCATGCTGA
- a CDS encoding SDR family oxidoreductase: protein MSTSHGSVAESAEAAESGRPVALITGASRGIGLAIARELSSTHDLILGASSKDSLADVLAEFPGARPFIAELTDKDAIARAVADAGFGGGSGAGGSGEGATASGFGEGADALPRLDVLVHSAGVADGETVAETPWDVYERVFSVNVFAVAELTRLLLPALRAARGQVVTINSGSGYFSGVGAAVYSGSKFALRAFSDALREEERGSVRVTSIHPGRVDTDMQVELQASYGNHDYNGSLYIRPESVAATVRLAVDATPEAMIENLAIRPVHK from the coding sequence ATGAGTACTTCACATGGTTCTGTTGCTGAATCTGCCGAGGCTGCTGAATCCGGTAGGCCGGTTGCGTTGATTACGGGTGCTTCGCGTGGGATCGGGTTGGCGATCGCCCGCGAGCTGTCCTCGACGCATGACCTGATCTTGGGCGCCTCTAGTAAGGATTCACTGGCCGATGTGCTGGCCGAGTTCCCGGGTGCCCGCCCGTTCATCGCCGAGCTGACAGATAAGGACGCGATCGCCCGCGCTGTCGCGGACGCCGGCTTCGGCGGCGGTTCTGGTGCTGGCGGTTCCGGCGAGGGTGCCACCGCAAGCGGTTTTGGCGAGGGCGCGGATGCCCTCCCGCGGCTGGATGTGTTGGTGCATTCAGCGGGTGTGGCTGATGGCGAGACGGTCGCGGAGACCCCGTGGGATGTGTATGAGCGGGTGTTCTCCGTGAATGTTTTCGCTGTGGCCGAGCTGACGCGTCTGTTGCTACCTGCGCTGCGTGCGGCGCGTGGTCAGGTTGTGACGATCAACTCCGGTTCCGGCTACTTCTCCGGCGTGGGGGCTGCCGTCTATTCGGGTTCTAAGTTCGCTCTACGTGCGTTTTCGGATGCGTTGCGGGAGGAGGAACGCGGATCGGTGCGGGTCACCTCGATCCATCCGGGCCGCGTGGATACTGACATGCAGGTCGAACTGCAGGCCTCCTACGGCAACCACGACTACAACGGCTCGCTGTACATCCGCCCCGAATCGGTTGCGGCGACGGTCCGGCTCGCGGTAGACGCAACGCCAGAGGCGATGATCGAAAACCTAGCCATCCGCCCCGTCCACAAATAG
- a CDS encoding anchored repeat-type ABC transporter permease subunit: protein MLTPLDFLQDLFNPQLAFLPKALVVATFSALVCAVVGTHVVLRGMTFMGDAISHAVFPGLAVAFVLQGSLLWGGLIAGVVTAVLIAVLSQNERLRSDTVIGILMVTMFAIGIVVMSRAPGYSGSLSTFLFGSLTGIPDSALVTTVLGSMLILAVLAVFHRDLVMVGLDRGYATAIGMRVMALDIVLAVVVTFAVVMSVQTIGNILVIALLVTPAAAARMVCDRMVPMMLTAACFGVLGAFVGIYVSWAVDLPTGGAVVLVCAVIFVLAWLLGPRHGVLARQRGVRERGVREQNGQGRVRAGAAATDA from the coding sequence ATGCTGACGCCGTTGGATTTTCTACAGGATCTGTTCAACCCGCAGCTCGCGTTTTTGCCGAAGGCGCTGGTGGTTGCGACGTTCTCGGCACTGGTGTGCGCGGTGGTGGGCACGCACGTGGTGTTGCGGGGGATGACGTTCATGGGGGACGCGATTTCGCATGCCGTGTTCCCGGGGCTTGCGGTGGCGTTTGTGTTGCAGGGTTCGCTGTTGTGGGGCGGGCTGATCGCTGGCGTGGTGACCGCGGTTCTGATCGCGGTGTTGAGCCAGAATGAGCGGCTGCGTTCGGATACGGTGATCGGTATTTTGATGGTCACGATGTTCGCGATCGGCATTGTGGTGATGTCTCGCGCGCCCGGCTATTCGGGAAGCCTCAGCACGTTCTTGTTTGGTTCGTTGACCGGTATCCCGGATTCGGCGCTGGTGACCACGGTGCTGGGGTCGATGTTGATCCTCGCTGTTTTGGCGGTGTTCCACCGTGATTTGGTGATGGTGGGGCTGGACCGCGGTTACGCTACGGCGATCGGGATGCGGGTCATGGCGCTGGATATTGTGCTGGCGGTTGTGGTGACCTTCGCAGTGGTCATGAGTGTGCAGACGATCGGCAACATCCTGGTGATTGCGCTTCTGGTGACCCCGGCGGCGGCCGCGCGGATGGTGTGCGACAGGATGGTTCCGATGATGCTCACCGCCGCGTGCTTTGGTGTGCTGGGTGCGTTCGTGGGGATCTATGTTTCGTGGGCTGTTGACCTGCCGACGGGTGGCGCCGTAGTGCTGGTGTGCGCGGTGATTTTTGTGCTGGCGTGGCTTTTGGGACCGCGCCACGGTGTGCTCGCCCGGCAGCGCGGCGTACGCGAACGCGGTGTACGTGAACAGAACGGCCAGGGACGCGTCCGCGCGGGTGCAGCGGCGACCGACGCCTAG